DNA from Microvirga ossetica:
CATGAACTTCTTCATGGAAGTGGCCAAGATGCGCGCCGCGCGCCTGATCTGGGCCAAGCTCGTGAAGGGCTTCAACCCGCAAAGCGAAAAGTCGCTGCCCTTGCGCACCCACTCGCAGACCTCGGGCTGGTCGCTCACCGCGCAGGACGTGTTCAACAACGTCACCCGCACCTGCATCGAGGCGATGGCGGCAACCCAAGGCCACACGCAGTCGCTGCACACCAACGCGCTGGACGAGGCGCTGGCGCTGCCAACCGATTTCTCGGCCCGCATCGCGCGCAACACGCAGCTCTTCCTGCAGCAGGAAAGCGGCACCACGCGCATCATCGATCCGTGGGGCGGCTCGTATTATGTCGAGCGCCTCACCTACGAGTTGGCGCAGAAGGCCTGGGCGCATATCCAGGAGGTCGAGGAACTCGGCGGCATGGCGAAGGCCATCGAGGCCGGCATCCCGAAGCTGAAGATCGAGGAAGCTGCCGCCCGCACGCAGGCGCGCATCGATTCAGGCCACCAGAAGATCGTCGGCGTGAACTGCTTCAAGTCCACGGACGAGGCCTCCATCGATATTCTCAAAGTCGACAATGCGGCGGTGCGCGCGAGCCAGATCGAAAAGCTGAGACGTCTCAAGGCCGAGCGCGTTCAGGCCGATGTGGATGCAGCGCTCGATGCACTGTCCCAGGCCGCGGCATCGGGGGAAGGCAACCTGCTCGATCTCGCCGTGAAGGCGGCGCGCGCCAAGGCGACGGTGGGCGAGATTTCCGATGCGCTGGAAAAGGTCTGGGGTCGTCACCGCGCCGAGATCAAGGCGATCTCGGGCGTGTACAAGCGGGAGGTCGGCATGGCGTCGCCAGCCGTGGAGAAAGTTCGCCAGCTGGTGGAAAAGTTCGAGCACGACGACGGCCGCCGTCCGCGCATTCTCGTCGCCAAGATGGGCCAGGACGGGCACGACCGCGGTCAGAAGGTGATCGCGTCGGCCTTCGCCGATCTCGGCTTCGACGTGGATATCGGCCCGCTCTTCGCCACGCCCGGAGAAGCGGCGCGCCAGGCGATCGAGAACGACGTGCACATCATCGGCGTCTCGTCGCTGGCAGCGGGTCATCTTACCCTCGTGCCGGAGCTCAAGAGCGAGCTCGCCAAATACGGCCGCGACGACATCATGATCGTGGTCGGCGGCGTGATCCCGCCGCAGGATTTCGACGCCCTTACCCAGGCCGGCGCCTCGGCGATCTTCCCGCCCGGCACGGTGATCGCGGACGCCGCGGTGAATCTGATCGACGACCTCAACCGCAGGCTCGGCTACGGGCCGAAACAGGCGGCGGAGTAACTGCGGTCCTTGGTGCCTGCCTTCAAAACTCCGCCCTCATCCTGAGGAGCAGCGCAGCTGCGTCTCGAAGGAGGCTCCAGAGAATACTGGAAACGCCCTGATCCTTCGAGACGGATTGCTGACGCAATCCCCTCAGGATGAGGGCTCGGAAGTGAGGCGATTTTCAAGCCAGCTTCTCAAGACCGCTCGATCGCCCGCTTCACCACCTGCTGCACTTCCTTGTTCGACAGGAACAGGTCGTGGTTGATGATGCCGCCGCCGAATTCGGAGGCGTCGGCGACGCGCACGCCGAGGGATTCCAGCCGTTCGCGGTCTGCGGCGCCGGCGCGGATGATGCCGCCGGCGAGGCGGCTCGAGACGGCGAGCGCCCGGTCGTTGGTGGAGCTGATGACGGTGATCTTCTTCGCGTCCGGTCCGAGCCGCTCCAGGCCGCGGGCGAAAAGATCGATGTCGATGTCGGGGGCGGCCAGCACCACCGCGCCGATGCGCTCCATGGCGTTCTCGCCGCCGGAGGCGCGCAGCATGCGGAGGGTCTCGAGGGTCAGCATCGTGCCCATGCTGTGCGCCACGATGTGGATGCGCCCGCCGCTTGGCGTCTTGGCGATGGCGGTGAGCAGGTCCTCGAGCGCGTCGCGCGACCACATGGCGCTTTCGCGGTCGGCCACGTAGCTGAAGGTCGAGGCGGCGGAGGGCCAGGTGAAGAGCCCCGTGACGCCGGCGAATCTGATGCCCTCGGAGAGGTCGACGGTCGAGGTGGCCGCCGTCTCGAAGCTTTCCTTGTAGCCGTGGATGTAGAGCAGCAGGTTATGGCCGAAGGCCGCCTGCGCAAAGGCCTGCGCCGCGTTGCTCCGGTCCACGTTTTCGACCTTCGCGATGCTCCAGTCGCCGCGCCCGATGAGGGAATCGGAGGGCGGCGTCAGGCGCGCTTCGGCGAAGATCATGTCGGGCGAGCGCTCGCTGCTGAACCAGGGCTTGCGCAGCGGATCGCCGACGGGAAGCCGCGTGGTCGCGACGAGAAGCTTCGGGTCGCGCGCAAGACCGACCTGCGACGAAACCGGGCTGACGAGCGCCGAGTCCTCCCCAAGGCAGCCGGACAGGGCAAGACTTGCAAGGCAGACGAGGGCAAGGCGAGGGACAGGGAACATGAGGCCGGAGAGTGAGAGGAGACACAAAGGCGGAAGCGCTGTGTTGCTCCCGATCATGGCGGGCGCAAGGCGGAGGCCGGGCGGAACCATCCTTTGTGACCCGCGACGGTAAAGCAATGGTGAACGGCTGCGCCCGCCCGTCGCCTTGCTGGCCTCAGGCCGCGCACGTTACCCTGCCGTGATGCTCGTCTTTCTGTCCCGCATCTTTCTCGTCATCGTCGGCCTGTTTCTCCTTCCGCTCGGGGCTCATGCGCT
Protein-coding regions in this window:
- the scpA gene encoding methylmalonyl-CoA mutase gives rise to the protein MTSIPDFSSIAFADAPPASSPAQKAEPWLTPEGIAVKGAYEAEDRAGLDFLDTYPGIAPYLRGPYPTMYVNQPWTVRQYAGFSTAEDSNAFYRRNLAAGQKGLSVAFDLATHRGYDSDHPRVSGDVGMAGVAIDSIYDMRTLFAGIPLDRMSVSMTMNGAVLPVLALYIVAAEEQGVPAQKLSGTIQNDILKEFMVRNTYIYPPKGSMRIISDIFAYTSANMPKFNSISISGYHMQEAGATQDLELAYTLADGVEYIRAGIAAGLTIDQFAPRLSFFWAVGMNFFMEVAKMRAARLIWAKLVKGFNPQSEKSLPLRTHSQTSGWSLTAQDVFNNVTRTCIEAMAATQGHTQSLHTNALDEALALPTDFSARIARNTQLFLQQESGTTRIIDPWGGSYYVERLTYELAQKAWAHIQEVEELGGMAKAIEAGIPKLKIEEAAARTQARIDSGHQKIVGVNCFKSTDEASIDILKVDNAAVRASQIEKLRRLKAERVQADVDAALDALSQAAASGEGNLLDLAVKAARAKATVGEISDALEKVWGRHRAEIKAISGVYKREVGMASPAVEKVRQLVEKFEHDDGRRPRILVAKMGQDGHDRGQKVIASAFADLGFDVDIGPLFATPGEAARQAIENDVHIIGVSSLAAGHLTLVPELKSELAKYGRDDIMIVVGGVIPPQDFDALTQAGASAIFPPGTVIADAAVNLIDDLNRRLGYGPKQAAE
- a CDS encoding alpha/beta hydrolase; this encodes MFPVPRLALVCLASLALSGCLGEDSALVSPVSSQVGLARDPKLLVATTRLPVGDPLRKPWFSSERSPDMIFAEARLTPPSDSLIGRGDWSIAKVENVDRSNAAQAFAQAAFGHNLLLYIHGYKESFETAATSTVDLSEGIRFAGVTGLFTWPSAASTFSYVADRESAMWSRDALEDLLTAIAKTPSGGRIHIVAHSMGTMLTLETLRMLRASGGENAMERIGAVVLAAPDIDIDLFARGLERLGPDAKKITVISSTNDRALAVSSRLAGGIIRAGAADRERLESLGVRVADASEFGGGIINHDLFLSNKEVQQVVKRAIERS